One stretch of Harmonia axyridis chromosome 1, icHarAxyr1.1, whole genome shotgun sequence DNA includes these proteins:
- the LOC123688688 gene encoding minor histocompatibility antigen H13 translates to MTSCRLQSFFQIQNMADLLNVVVAQASENITENATNSTGKPPGTPEGMAVAYGSLVIMAILPIFFGSYRSVNYHKEQKSEKMTKKEAAMFPIMASAALFVLYIVFKLFSKEYINLLLTGYFFFLGVLALTHLLSPVVSKLVPAAIPNIPYHIMFKQGDGDATQYLINYRFSSYDVVSLSACSLVGAWYLLQKHWVANNLFGLAFSVNAVELLHINNVATGCILLCGLFFYDIFWVFGTDVMVTVAKSFEAPIKLVFPQDLLSNGFSANNFAMLGLGDIVIPGIFIALLLRFDHSLKRKTKTYFHATCFAYFVGLMATIFVMHIFKHAQPALLYLVPACLGTPILLAIVKGDLKTLFKYEDTPENEKSEQDDKQVKSEVKKVK, encoded by the exons ATGACAAGTTGCAGGTTACAgtcattctttcaaattcaaaacatgGCAGACCTGTTAAATGTAGTCGTGGCTCAGGCAAGTGAGAATATAACAGAAAATGCCACAAATTCAACAGGGAAACCCCCAGGTACTCCAGAGGGTATGGCAGTGGCTTATGGAAGTTTAGTTATAATGGCTATTTTaccaattttctttggttcaTATCGGTCTGTCAACTACCATAAGGAACAG aaatcagaaaaaatgaccAAAAAAGAAGCTGCAATGTTCCCAATTATGGCTTCCGCGGCACTTTTTGTACTTTATATTGTGTTCAAAttattctcaaaagaatatatcaaCTTACTTCTAACtggatatttcttcttcctGGGCGTTCTTGCATTGACGCACCTATTGAG TCCTGTTGTAAGTAAATTAGTTCCAGCAGCAATTCCAAACATTCCATACCATATAATGTTCAAGCAAGGTGATGGAGACGCAACGCAATACTTAATTAATTACAGATTTAGTTCTTACGATGTAGTCTCTTTATCTGCATGCTCTTTAGTTGGAGCGTGGTACCTACTACAGAAACATTGGGTTGCAAATAATCTATTTGGTCTTGCATTTTCTGTCAATGCTGTAGAGCTACTTCATATAAATAATGTAGCTACTGGATGTATATTGTTGTGTGGATTGTtcttttatgacatattttgggTATTCGGAACAGATGTTATGGTCACCGTTGCTAAAAGCTTTGAAGCTCCAATCAAAC ttgtatTTCCCCAAGATCTTCTGTCTAATGGTTTTTCTGCTAATAATTTCGCCATGCTTGGATTAGGTGATATTGTAATACCTGGTATTTTTATCGCCCTACTTCTCAGATTTGACCATAGTCTGAAGCGCAAGACAAAAACATATTTCCATGCCACCTGTTTCGCCTATTTTGTGGGATTAATGGCAACCATATTTGTAATGCACATTTTCAAGCATGCACAACCTGCCTTATTATATTTAGTACCAGCTTGTCTTGGAACGCCCATATTACTTGCGATTGTTAAAGGTGACCTGAAGACATTATTCAA ATATGAAGATACACCTGAGAATGAAAAGTCTGAACAAGATGATAAACAAGTAAAATCTGAagtgaaaaaagtaaaataa